A genomic window from Brevibacillus agri includes:
- a CDS encoding ArsR/SmtB family transcription factor, translating to MDDICEIQCYDEEKVSRLKPYATESEGVAKIFKALADDTRAKIIHILSMEDELCVCDVAAIIGSSIANTSHHLRLLRNMGLAKYRKEGKLVFYSLDDDHVRHLISAGVEHAKEQRSTVRAT from the coding sequence GTGGACGACATCTGTGAGATTCAATGCTATGACGAAGAAAAAGTCAGTCGCTTGAAGCCGTACGCTACAGAATCCGAAGGGGTAGCGAAAATTTTCAAGGCGCTCGCCGACGACACCCGGGCGAAAATCATTCATATTTTGTCCATGGAAGACGAGCTGTGCGTCTGTGACGTCGCAGCCATCATCGGCAGCTCCATCGCCAACACCTCGCATCATTTGCGGCTTCTGCGCAACATGGGCCTGGCCAAATACCGCAAAGAAGGCAAGCTCGTCTTTTATTCGCTGGACGATGACCACGTGCGCCATCTGATCTCAGCGGGAGTAGAGCATGCCAAAGAACAGAGATCGACTGTCCGAGCTACGTGA
- a CDS encoding heavy metal translocating P-type ATPase, which translates to MTIHQTYQVTGMTCAACANRIEKRLRKVQGVQEVHVNLTTNKARVAFDPSQTNDQEIMTKIEQLGFSASLKQEETQGEKRALLWRFIFSAILTMPLLWAMAAHFSVTSFLWVPPLFLAPLFQFALTLPIQLFIGQSFYIGAWNALKNRSANMDVLVVLSTSTAFLYSHYLTFTTIGQANHGLTVYYESCAVIFTFLLLGKYLEAMAKDRTKHAIGQLHELQPALAHVVRGEEVCTVPVEQLAVGDIFLVKPGERVPTDGIVLEGHASVDQSMFTGESLPVEKWSGHSVIGATLNQSGWLKVKATKVGEDTALTQVIRTVEEAQLSKAPIQRVADEITDVFVPIIIAIAAVTFLAWYYVFAPQDLGGALEKAIAVLIIACPCALGLATPMSILVVSGRAAQMGILFKQGKYLEALQKIDTIVFDKTGTLSRGAHEVVGVNTRGWSEAAFWRLVAGAEMTSEHPLAATIVAHAKKQGLSIPTATSFSSLPGYGIEAIVEGHAVVVGSPKLLTRNNVDIGTVLDQLVRHGAEGKMVLLAAIDGRLAGYVVLSDQLKRDAKKAVAQLRKMGKDIIMITGDNPYTAKSVARQAGIEQVYAGVLPAQKAELILRLQEKGKKIAMVGDGVNDAPALTAASVGIALGTGADISKDSADVVIMHGEVKGVVHAIRLSQMAMKNIRQNLFWAFFYNAIAIPATMLGFLAPWLAGIAMAFSSLSVVLNSLRLRKGRMEK; encoded by the coding sequence ATGACCATCCACCAAACGTATCAGGTTACAGGCATGACCTGCGCAGCGTGTGCCAACCGGATTGAGAAACGGCTGCGCAAGGTCCAGGGTGTGCAGGAGGTACACGTCAATCTGACGACCAACAAGGCGCGGGTAGCCTTTGACCCTTCGCAAACCAACGATCAGGAGATCATGACGAAAATCGAGCAGCTCGGTTTTTCCGCGAGCTTGAAGCAGGAAGAGACGCAAGGGGAAAAAAGGGCGCTGCTCTGGCGGTTTATTTTCTCGGCCATTCTGACGATGCCGCTGTTGTGGGCGATGGCGGCGCATTTTTCTGTGACGTCGTTTCTATGGGTGCCGCCTTTGTTTCTGGCGCCTTTGTTCCAGTTCGCGCTGACCCTGCCGATTCAGTTGTTCATCGGGCAATCGTTTTACATCGGGGCGTGGAACGCCTTGAAAAACCGCTCGGCCAACATGGACGTGCTGGTCGTGCTGAGCACCTCGACCGCTTTTTTGTACAGCCATTACTTGACCTTTACGACCATCGGGCAGGCGAATCACGGCCTGACTGTCTACTACGAGTCTTGCGCGGTAATCTTCACGTTTTTACTGCTGGGCAAATATTTGGAGGCGATGGCGAAGGACCGGACGAAACATGCCATCGGACAACTGCACGAACTGCAACCGGCGCTGGCGCATGTGGTGCGCGGCGAAGAGGTGTGTACGGTTCCTGTCGAGCAGCTTGCGGTGGGCGATATTTTTCTCGTCAAGCCAGGCGAGCGGGTACCGACGGACGGGATCGTGCTGGAAGGGCACGCGAGCGTCGACCAGTCGATGTTCACGGGGGAAAGCCTGCCTGTAGAAAAATGGAGCGGGCATTCCGTAATCGGGGCGACGCTGAACCAGAGCGGCTGGCTGAAGGTCAAGGCGACGAAGGTCGGGGAAGACACGGCGCTGACGCAGGTGATCCGTACGGTGGAGGAAGCGCAGTTGTCGAAGGCGCCGATCCAGCGGGTGGCGGATGAAATTACCGATGTGTTTGTGCCGATCATCATTGCGATTGCCGCTGTGACGTTTTTGGCCTGGTACTACGTCTTTGCGCCTCAAGACTTGGGCGGGGCGCTGGAAAAGGCGATTGCCGTCCTCATTATCGCTTGTCCGTGCGCACTCGGGCTGGCTACTCCCATGTCGATCCTAGTCGTATCCGGCAGAGCGGCGCAGATGGGCATTCTGTTCAAGCAGGGAAAGTATTTGGAGGCGTTGCAAAAGATCGACACGATTGTGTTTGACAAAACAGGCACGTTGAGCAGAGGGGCGCACGAGGTCGTCGGCGTCAACACGCGCGGATGGAGCGAGGCGGCGTTTTGGCGCCTGGTGGCCGGGGCGGAAATGACCTCTGAGCACCCGTTGGCGGCAACGATTGTGGCCCATGCGAAAAAACAGGGGCTGTCCATCCCGACAGCCACGTCCTTTTCCTCGCTGCCCGGCTATGGAATCGAGGCGATAGTGGAAGGGCATGCAGTGGTGGTCGGTTCCCCCAAGCTGCTGACCCGAAACAACGTGGACATCGGCACTGTGCTCGATCAGTTGGTGCGGCACGGAGCGGAAGGGAAAATGGTGCTGCTCGCAGCCATCGACGGGCGGCTGGCCGGGTATGTGGTGCTGTCGGACCAGTTGAAAAGAGACGCGAAAAAAGCGGTCGCCCAACTGCGAAAAATGGGCAAGGACATCATCATGATTACGGGAGACAACCCATATACGGCGAAAAGCGTGGCGAGACAGGCGGGAATCGAGCAAGTGTACGCGGGAGTGCTGCCTGCCCAAAAGGCGGAGTTGATCTTGCGCCTGCAAGAAAAAGGGAAAAAAATCGCCATGGTCGGCGACGGGGTCAACGACGCGCCTGCTCTGACCGCAGCGAGCGTCGGCATTGCGCTGGGAACGGGAGCGGACATTTCCAAGGATTCAGCCGATGTCGTCATCATGCACGGCGAGGTAAAAGGGGTGGTCCACGCTATCCGGCTCAGCCAAATGGCGATGAAAAACATCCGGCAAAACTTGTTTTGGGCTTTTTTTTACAATGCGATCGCAATTCCGGCGACAATGCTCGGCTTTTTGGCGCCGTGGCTGGCAGGAATCGCCATGGCGTTCAGCTCGCTGTCGGTCGTGCTGAATTCCTTGCGCTTGCGAAAAGGGCGCATGGAAAAATAA
- a CDS encoding NAD(P)/FAD-dependent oxidoreductase, which produces MPKTGQQTRYKLVIVGGGSAGITVAAQLLRKSRELAGQIAIVDDAAKHYYQPLWTLAGAGVVSREVTVRDEAAVIPRGAIWVREAVTQFLPKDNAVMTASGNKLHYDYLVVAAGIQLDWDKVKGLKESIGKAGVCSNYSYDYVASTWESIRQFQGGTAIFTQPNTPVKCGGAPQKIMYLADDYFRRSGVRSQSIVRFVSGASTIFGVQKYADALQKVVDRKQIYTSFQHNLVEIRADQKQAVFENVNTCERVPMAYDMIHVVPPMSAPDFIKKSPLAAADGWLDVDKHTLQHTRFANVFGLGDCANLPTSKTGAAIRKQAPVVVQNLLSQINGKPDYRQYNGYTSCPLVTGYGKLILAEFDYEQIPRETFPFDQSRERRSMYWLKKELLPVMYWHGMLKGRM; this is translated from the coding sequence ATGCCAAAGACGGGTCAACAGACGCGTTACAAGCTGGTAATTGTGGGAGGCGGGAGTGCAGGCATCACGGTCGCAGCGCAACTCCTGCGCAAATCGCGCGAACTCGCGGGGCAGATTGCCATTGTCGATGATGCGGCCAAGCACTACTATCAGCCGTTGTGGACGCTTGCAGGTGCCGGAGTTGTCAGCAGGGAGGTGACCGTACGCGACGAAGCGGCGGTCATTCCGAGAGGCGCGATATGGGTCAGAGAGGCCGTCACGCAATTTTTGCCAAAAGACAACGCCGTCATGACGGCGTCCGGAAACAAGCTGCACTACGACTATCTGGTTGTCGCAGCCGGAATCCAGCTCGATTGGGACAAAGTAAAAGGTCTCAAGGAGAGCATCGGCAAAGCAGGCGTATGCAGCAACTACTCGTACGACTACGTCGCGAGCACATGGGAGAGCATCCGCCAGTTTCAGGGCGGGACGGCGATCTTCACCCAGCCGAATACCCCGGTGAAATGCGGCGGCGCTCCGCAAAAAATCATGTACCTGGCGGACGATTACTTTCGCCGGTCGGGTGTGCGCTCGCAATCCATCGTCCGGTTTGTTTCGGGGGCGTCGACCATTTTCGGCGTGCAAAAGTATGCCGATGCCTTGCAGAAGGTCGTCGACAGAAAACAGATTTACACAAGCTTCCAGCACAACCTCGTGGAAATTCGCGCGGACCAAAAGCAAGCGGTATTCGAAAACGTGAATACCTGTGAGCGCGTGCCGATGGCCTACGATATGATTCACGTCGTGCCGCCGATGAGCGCCCCTGATTTTATCAAAAAAAGCCCGCTCGCCGCTGCTGACGGGTGGCTGGACGTGGATAAGCATACGCTGCAGCACACGCGTTTTGCCAACGTTTTCGGGCTCGGGGATTGCGCCAATCTGCCGACCTCCAAAACAGGCGCGGCCATCCGCAAGCAGGCTCCGGTCGTCGTGCAAAACCTGCTGTCGCAAATCAACGGCAAGCCGGACTATCGGCAATACAACGGCTATACTTCCTGCCCGCTCGTAACGGGCTACGGCAAATTGATTTTGGCGGAATTTGATTACGAGCAGATTCCACGGGAGACGTTCCCGTTCGATCAATCCCGTGAACGGCGTAGCATGTACTGGTTGAAAAAAGAGCTGCTTCCCGTCATGTATTGGCACGGCATGCTCAAAGGCAGGATGTAG
- a CDS encoding response regulator transcription factor, translated as MKITILVADDDAHIRELLRFYLEKEGYRVLAAADGSQASALLEREKVQLAIVDVMMPGKNGWELCKEIRDYYDLPVIMLTAKGEVRDKEKGFLAGTDDYLTKPFEPTELLYRIKALLRRYQMVSKQVIVMHHTVIDRVSHVVKIKDEAVHLPLKEFELLAQLASFPDRTFTRDQLLDLVWGGDNESDSRTIDVHIKRLREKFTDKTDDFVISTVRGLGYKLEVRNG; from the coding sequence ATGAAAATAACGATTCTCGTAGCAGACGACGATGCGCACATTCGCGAACTACTGCGATTTTATTTGGAAAAAGAAGGGTATCGGGTGCTGGCTGCCGCAGATGGCAGTCAGGCGTCGGCATTGCTTGAGCGGGAGAAGGTGCAACTGGCGATTGTCGATGTGATGATGCCAGGCAAAAACGGCTGGGAGCTGTGCAAGGAGATTCGCGACTACTACGACCTTCCCGTCATCATGCTGACGGCAAAAGGCGAGGTGCGGGACAAGGAGAAAGGGTTTTTGGCCGGAACCGACGACTATTTGACCAAGCCGTTTGAGCCGACGGAATTGCTCTACCGGATCAAAGCCTTGCTGCGCCGCTACCAGATGGTCAGCAAACAGGTCATTGTCATGCACCATACCGTCATCGACCGGGTGAGCCACGTCGTGAAAATCAAGGACGAAGCTGTACACCTCCCGCTCAAGGAGTTCGAACTGCTCGCCCAGCTCGCCAGCTTTCCCGACCGGACCTTTACGCGGGATCAACTGCTGGATTTGGTCTGGGGCGGAGACAACGAGAGCGACAGCCGCACGATTGACGTCCACATCAAGCGGCTGCGGGAAAAGTTTACGGACAAAACGGACGACTTTGTCATTTCGACCGTTCGTGGCCTCGGCTACAAGCTGGAGGTGCGCAACGGATGA
- a CDS encoding FixH family protein, which translates to MMRKSVALRLSCLLLALFALIGCASQDHAGHASTAGTQQANTPMLEELSIPLQVALDPSPAKNVQENTLRITVPAEHAAKLETATVSVSLTMPNMDHGAIVFAAAKEKEGAYVAQIVPTMLGDWLATITFELDGKAMSAAYPFRVEP; encoded by the coding sequence ATGATGCGCAAATCCGTCGCCCTTCGGCTGTCGTGCCTGCTGTTGGCTCTGTTCGCCCTCATTGGCTGCGCCTCCCAGGACCATGCCGGGCACGCCAGTACCGCTGGCACGCAGCAAGCGAACACGCCGATGCTTGAGGAGCTGTCGATTCCTTTGCAAGTAGCGCTCGATCCGTCCCCGGCCAAAAATGTGCAAGAAAACACGCTGCGCATAACCGTTCCGGCCGAGCATGCAGCCAAGCTGGAAACTGCTACCGTATCCGTCTCCCTGACCATGCCGAACATGGACCACGGGGCAATCGTCTTCGCGGCCGCGAAGGAAAAGGAAGGCGCGTACGTCGCGCAAATCGTGCCGACCATGCTGGGCGATTGGCTGGCTACGATTACATTCGAGCTAGACGGCAAAGCCATGAGCGCCGCCTATCCTTTTCGCGTCGAGCCATGA
- a CDS encoding sensor histidine kinase, translating to MKSLYFRVVLLFVAIVLISGTLGFLLANEYYQRNMRAYNEQKIARIGQEIVALYTDKSGMDLHAFMTHVANLNFQLYLVDERGQATSFGAPFRDHQLARETVQKVLAGEMYRGITEEQHGLFVTGFFENTLKNSIGLPLEAEGKTYALFVRPSIEQQFGEVHVMFAVLLAAMFLLSLLFILVFTRYLVRPIQKLSHATKKLAEGEYEIQLDIARKDEIGELAANFAQMAESLKQLDDMRQEFVSNVSHEIQSPLASIQGFSQAIRSGGVTEVQRDEYLTIIEEESRRLSSLSKQLLTLASLDKETGLYEPTVYRLDEQLRQVVLLLERQWQQKSLELELDLPDTLITADKQLLNQVWINLLSNSIKFTPPHGTISLSIQQAPSDLVVTIRDTGIGISEEERQHIFERFYKGDKSRNREATGSGLGLAIVHKIVQAAKGSIDIDSDIGAGTTVKVSLPAHERPRK from the coding sequence ATGAAATCGCTCTACTTCCGGGTCGTCCTCCTGTTTGTCGCGATTGTCCTCATCAGCGGAACGCTCGGCTTTTTGCTCGCCAACGAGTACTACCAGCGCAACATGCGCGCCTACAACGAACAGAAAATTGCGCGGATCGGGCAGGAGATCGTTGCTTTGTACACGGACAAATCCGGCATGGATCTGCACGCATTTATGACACATGTCGCCAACCTCAATTTTCAGTTGTACCTCGTGGACGAGCGCGGACAAGCGACATCGTTCGGCGCGCCTTTTCGCGACCACCAGCTCGCACGAGAGACGGTGCAAAAGGTGCTGGCCGGGGAAATGTACAGAGGGATCACGGAAGAACAGCACGGGTTGTTCGTGACCGGATTTTTCGAGAATACGCTGAAAAACAGCATCGGCTTGCCGCTGGAAGCGGAAGGGAAAACATACGCCTTGTTTGTGCGGCCCAGCATCGAGCAGCAATTTGGCGAAGTCCACGTAATGTTTGCCGTGCTCTTGGCTGCGATGTTTCTGCTCAGCCTGCTGTTCATCCTGGTGTTTACGCGTTATTTGGTGCGGCCGATTCAAAAGCTGAGCCACGCGACGAAAAAGCTGGCGGAAGGCGAGTACGAAATCCAGCTCGACATCGCCCGCAAAGACGAAATCGGCGAACTGGCTGCCAACTTCGCGCAAATGGCCGAGTCGCTGAAGCAGCTCGATGACATGCGCCAGGAGTTTGTGTCCAACGTCTCGCACGAAATCCAGTCTCCGCTCGCCTCCATTCAGGGCTTTTCGCAGGCGATCCGCAGCGGTGGCGTGACGGAGGTGCAGAGGGATGAGTACTTGACGATCATCGAGGAGGAGAGCCGCCGTCTCTCATCTTTGAGCAAACAGCTTTTGACGCTCGCTTCACTGGATAAAGAGACGGGCTTGTACGAGCCGACTGTCTATCGGCTGGACGAGCAGTTGCGACAGGTCGTTTTGCTGCTGGAGCGCCAATGGCAGCAAAAAAGCCTGGAGTTAGAGCTGGATTTGCCGGACACGCTCATCACGGCAGACAAGCAACTGCTGAATCAGGTGTGGATCAACCTGTTGTCCAACAGCATCAAGTTTACTCCGCCGCACGGCACGATTTCCTTGTCGATCCAGCAAGCGCCGTCTGATCTCGTCGTGACGATTCGCGATACGGGGATCGGCATTTCGGAGGAGGAGCGGCAGCATATTTTTGAGCGCTTTTACAAAGGGGACAAGTCCCGCAATCGGGAAGCGACAGGCAGCGGGCTTGGACTCGCGATCGTCCATAAAATCGTGCAGGCGGCAAAAGGCAGCATCGACATCGACAGTGACATAGGAGCAGGCACGACAGTCAAGGTCAGCCTGCCCGCGCATGAACGCCCCCGGAAGTAA
- a CDS encoding heavy metal translocating P-type ATPase: MSNQPKQGGCCSGHHCSSEHTHDKKILTVLEPAAAIASDGAGVLSAQAIVYRVHGMDCSSCAKSLERHMKSLPAVKEVSVNFSTGKMQLVSDGLQDEAVIKEVAKAGYSAKRLERRTAREAVQNDRAGTVLTSLSGAFLALGFLVSLTSASPWVSTILYALSIISGGYRPARSAFYAIKSKSLDMNVLMSVAALGAALIGEWLEGATVVWLFSIGNLLQTKSIEKTRDSIRNLMDLAPPEAWVKKGDALTRMSVEEIGVGDVIVVKPGEKIPLDGDILSGHSSVNQAPITGESIPVDKQAGDAVFAGSVNESGALEIKVTKLVEDTAIARIIHLVEEAQEKKAPTQAFVDKFAAMYTPIVLVLALLVIVFPPVLGMGTWGEWFYKALELLVVACPCALVISTPVAIVSAIGNAARNGVLIKGGTFLERAGAIEAIAFDKTGTLTEGKPRVTQVVAAGETEEAILAIARTMEERSSHPIAQAIVAYAKEKQVAALAGEDFQALVGKGVQATIHGEVYYAGKPALFAELGVDMSAWQEQIASLQAEGNTLIVIGTRQKLLGMIAVADTIREITVGAISKLKAAGISEIIMLTGDNAGTANKVAAQTGVDRYFAELLPQDKVEAVKKLQQEGKVVAMVGDGINDAPALATADLGIAMGGAGTDTAMETADIVLMADNLEKLPHTVRISRKALVIIKQNIWFSIVVKLAALVLIFPGWLTLWLAVLSDTGAALLVILNSMRLLRMKP, translated from the coding sequence ATGTCAAATCAACCAAAACAAGGCGGGTGCTGCAGCGGGCACCATTGCAGCTCGGAGCATACCCATGACAAAAAAATTCTCACGGTGCTGGAGCCAGCCGCCGCGATCGCTTCGGACGGCGCGGGCGTTTTGTCTGCGCAGGCGATTGTGTATCGCGTGCATGGCATGGACTGCAGCTCGTGCGCGAAGTCATTGGAGCGGCACATGAAGTCGCTGCCTGCGGTAAAGGAAGTGAGCGTCAACTTTTCCACCGGAAAAATGCAGCTCGTCTCCGACGGACTGCAGGACGAAGCCGTCATCAAGGAAGTCGCCAAGGCAGGCTACAGCGCCAAACGGCTTGAGCGGCGAACAGCCCGCGAGGCGGTCCAAAACGATCGCGCAGGCACCGTCCTCACATCACTGTCCGGCGCGTTTCTGGCGCTTGGCTTTTTGGTTTCGCTGACCAGCGCCTCTCCGTGGGTCAGCACGATTTTGTACGCCCTGTCCATTATCAGCGGCGGCTACCGCCCGGCGCGCAGCGCTTTTTACGCGATCAAGAGCAAGTCGCTGGACATGAACGTCTTGATGTCCGTAGCGGCGCTTGGCGCAGCGCTGATCGGAGAGTGGCTGGAGGGAGCGACAGTTGTCTGGCTGTTTTCCATCGGCAATCTGCTGCAGACCAAGTCCATTGAGAAGACGCGCGATTCGATCCGCAACCTGATGGATTTGGCTCCGCCTGAAGCGTGGGTGAAAAAAGGCGATGCGCTGACGAGAATGTCCGTAGAAGAGATTGGCGTAGGCGACGTGATCGTGGTCAAACCGGGGGAGAAAATCCCGCTCGACGGCGATATTTTGTCCGGACATTCCAGCGTGAATCAGGCCCCGATTACCGGGGAGTCCATCCCGGTCGACAAGCAGGCGGGCGACGCGGTGTTCGCAGGCAGCGTGAATGAAAGCGGCGCTCTGGAAATCAAGGTGACAAAGCTCGTCGAGGATACGGCGATTGCGCGCATCATTCATCTGGTGGAGGAGGCCCAGGAGAAAAAGGCTCCGACTCAGGCGTTCGTCGACAAGTTCGCCGCCATGTACACGCCAATCGTGCTTGTTCTCGCTTTGCTCGTGATCGTGTTCCCTCCCGTGCTCGGCATGGGCACGTGGGGAGAATGGTTTTACAAGGCGCTGGAGCTGCTTGTGGTCGCTTGCCCGTGCGCATTGGTCATCTCGACGCCCGTTGCCATCGTATCGGCGATCGGAAACGCAGCGCGAAACGGCGTGCTGATAAAAGGCGGGACATTTCTGGAGCGGGCCGGAGCGATTGAGGCGATTGCCTTTGACAAAACAGGCACGCTGACAGAGGGCAAGCCGCGCGTGACGCAGGTGGTGGCCGCAGGCGAGACGGAGGAAGCCATCCTCGCGATTGCCAGAACGATGGAGGAGCGCTCCAGCCATCCGATTGCCCAGGCGATTGTGGCATACGCCAAGGAAAAGCAGGTGGCGGCGCTCGCGGGCGAGGACTTCCAGGCGCTGGTGGGAAAAGGCGTTCAGGCGACGATTCATGGCGAAGTGTACTACGCCGGAAAGCCCGCGCTGTTTGCCGAGCTGGGCGTAGACATGAGCGCCTGGCAGGAGCAGATCGCGTCTTTGCAAGCGGAAGGCAACACGCTGATCGTGATCGGCACCCGCCAAAAGCTGCTTGGCATGATCGCAGTGGCCGATACGATCCGCGAGATTACCGTCGGCGCGATCAGCAAGCTGAAAGCGGCCGGGATCAGCGAGATCATCATGCTGACAGGCGACAATGCGGGAACGGCGAACAAGGTAGCGGCCCAGACGGGCGTAGACCGTTATTTTGCCGAGCTGCTCCCGCAGGACAAGGTGGAAGCGGTGAAAAAGCTGCAACAGGAGGGCAAAGTCGTCGCAATGGTCGGGGACGGCATCAACGACGCGCCTGCGCTGGCAACTGCCGACCTGGGCATCGCGATGGGCGGAGCAGGGACGGATACCGCGATGGAAACAGCCGATATCGTCCTGATGGCCGACAATCTGGAAAAGTTGCCGCACACCGTCAGAATCAGCCGCAAAGCGCTGGTGATTATCAAACAAAACATCTGGTTTTCCATCGTGGTGAAGCTGGCCGCACTCGTGCTGATTTTTCCGGGCTGGCTGACCTTGTGGCTGGCAGTCTTAAGCGACACGGGCGCTGCCTTGCTGGTCATTTTAAACAGCATGCGCCTGCTCAGAATGAAGCCTTGA
- a CDS encoding MBL fold metallo-hydrolase — translation MLLKYFYDDKLAQASYLVGCQAAGEAIVIDPARDIEQYVQTAKANGVQIVGVTETHIHADFLSGARELAARLGAVLYLTDEGGPQWRYAYAAGYSHRLLKDGDTFQIGKLAFEVLHTPGHTPEHIALLLTDVGSPANEPIGIFTGDFVFVGDVGRPDLLEKAANVSGSAEELARQMFHSLTRFKQLPDYLQVWPGHGAGSACGKAIGAVQSSTVGYEKRTNWALQHENEQEFVQSLLAGQPEPPTYFAMMKHWNKVGPRLVQQIAAPVHAEASISVVEAWTKRGVVVDTRPPGLFAKKHVPGVINLPYDKSFPTWAGWLLDYERPVYLLADQQSVPAVLKDLQSIGLDQVAGVMDPAVYELACDSRLESYAEITPGEAREQVQAGQLYVLDVRYQKEWEAGAIPGAKHIMLGYLPERMQELPRDTPILVQCKSGRRSAVAVSLLRANGFSRVQNLLGGFDEWARQGFPIAR, via the coding sequence ATGCTGCTCAAATATTTTTACGACGACAAATTGGCCCAGGCTTCCTATCTGGTCGGCTGCCAGGCGGCAGGCGAAGCGATTGTGATTGATCCGGCGCGCGACATCGAGCAGTATGTGCAGACGGCAAAAGCAAACGGCGTGCAGATTGTCGGCGTGACGGAAACCCATATCCATGCCGACTTCCTCTCCGGTGCGCGGGAACTCGCGGCCAGACTCGGAGCCGTCCTCTATTTGACAGACGAAGGAGGGCCGCAGTGGCGCTACGCATACGCCGCCGGGTACAGCCACCGCTTGCTCAAAGACGGGGATACATTCCAGATCGGCAAGCTGGCCTTCGAGGTGCTCCACACGCCAGGACATACGCCGGAGCATATTGCGCTGCTCTTGACGGACGTCGGCTCGCCAGCGAATGAACCGATTGGCATTTTTACCGGGGACTTCGTGTTTGTCGGTGACGTCGGCCGCCCGGACCTGCTGGAAAAAGCGGCGAACGTGAGCGGCTCCGCCGAAGAGCTGGCGCGCCAAATGTTTCACTCGCTGACGCGCTTCAAGCAGCTCCCCGACTATTTGCAAGTCTGGCCGGGGCACGGGGCCGGCAGTGCGTGCGGCAAGGCGATCGGGGCCGTCCAGTCGTCGACGGTCGGGTATGAGAAGCGCACGAATTGGGCGTTGCAGCATGAAAATGAACAGGAGTTCGTGCAAAGCTTGCTTGCGGGCCAGCCTGAGCCGCCGACTTATTTTGCGATGATGAAGCATTGGAACAAAGTAGGGCCGCGGCTGGTGCAGCAAATAGCCGCACCTGTGCATGCAGAAGCCTCCATCAGCGTAGTGGAAGCGTGGACGAAACGGGGCGTTGTCGTGGATACCCGTCCGCCAGGCTTGTTTGCCAAAAAACATGTGCCGGGAGTCATCAACCTGCCGTACGACAAATCTTTTCCCACGTGGGCGGGCTGGCTGCTGGACTATGAACGCCCCGTGTACCTGCTCGCCGACCAGCAGTCCGTTCCTGCTGTTTTGAAAGATTTGCAGTCGATTGGGCTGGATCAGGTAGCGGGTGTGATGGACCCTGCTGTCTACGAGCTTGCTTGCGATTCGCGGTTGGAATCCTACGCAGAAATCACGCCCGGGGAGGCGCGAGAGCAGGTGCAGGCAGGACAACTGTACGTGCTCGATGTCCGTTACCAAAAAGAGTGGGAGGCAGGCGCTATCCCGGGAGCGAAGCACATCATGCTCGGCTACTTGCCAGAGCGCATGCAGGAGCTGCCGCGCGATACTCCGATCCTGGTTCAGTGCAAAAGCGGGCGACGATCCGCGGTAGCCGTGAGTTTGCTGCGGGCCAACGGCTTTTCCCGTGTGCAAAATTTGCTCGGCGGCTTTGACGAATGGGCGAGACAAGGCTTTCCGATCGCAAGGTAG
- a CDS encoding sulfite exporter TauE/SafE family protein yields the protein MNTGLYDYWLVFLAGLFSAPHCLGMCGGIMSAMTLQSKASLLQTILAYNAGRIVTYMAVGAFMGFAGSFVNAAGVVIGLQGIANIAGGLFIILWVVKKFALPLDKYSPLQLSSAQKLLHLLKSRQGIAPVLVSGLLLGFLPCGLTYTMHMKAAATGSMAQGMATLGVFGLGTLPALVAIGLFSFVLTKTLRSKVLFVGNALALCIGILSVLRGLAINGWIPTVNPWLW from the coding sequence ATGAATACTGGACTCTACGATTACTGGCTCGTCTTTCTGGCAGGCTTGTTCAGCGCTCCCCACTGCCTGGGGATGTGCGGCGGGATCATGTCGGCCATGACGCTTCAGTCCAAAGCGTCTCTGTTGCAAACGATTCTGGCTTACAATGCGGGCCGGATTGTGACGTATATGGCCGTAGGCGCATTCATGGGTTTCGCCGGGTCGTTTGTGAATGCGGCAGGCGTGGTCATCGGATTGCAGGGCATTGCCAATATCGCCGGAGGGCTGTTCATCATTCTCTGGGTCGTCAAAAAGTTCGCTTTGCCCTTGGACAAATACAGCCCGCTCCAGCTTTCGTCCGCGCAAAAGTTGTTGCACCTGCTCAAATCACGGCAAGGAATCGCGCCAGTACTGGTCAGCGGGCTTTTGCTCGGCTTTTTGCCGTGCGGGCTGACCTATACGATGCATATGAAAGCAGCCGCGACCGGAAGCATGGCGCAAGGGATGGCGACTTTGGGCGTGTTTGGCCTGGGCACTTTGCCCGCGCTCGTGGCGATCGGCCTGTTTTCCTTCGTTCTGACCAAAACACTCCGTTCCAAGGTGCTCTTCGTCGGCAATGCGCTCGCGTTATGTATCGGAATCTTGTCTGTTTTGCGCGGCCTGGCGATCAACGGCTGGATTCCTACCGTCAATCCGTGGCTGTGGTAG